In Marmota flaviventris isolate mMarFla1 chromosome 17, mMarFla1.hap1, whole genome shotgun sequence, a single genomic region encodes these proteins:
- the Fmnl1 gene encoding formin-like protein 1 isoform X4, which produces MGNAAGSAEQPAGPAAPSPKQPAAPKQPMPAAGELEERFTRVLNCMNLPPDKVQLLSQYDNEKKWELICDQERFQVKNPPAAYIQKLKSYLDTGGVSRKVAADWMSNLGFKRRVQESTQVLRELETSLRTNHIGWVQEFLNEENRGLDVLLEYLAFAQCSVTFSCRSGPPGSFLHPLLKCPLQCWPPSPLHRISRYDMESTDNGASNSEKSKPLEQSVEDLSKGPPSSVPKSRHLTIKMTPAHSRKALRNSRIVSQKDDVHVCIMCLRAIMNYQSGFSLVMNHPACVNEIALSLNNKNPRTKALVLELLAAVCLVRGGHDIILAAFDNFKEVCGEQHRFEKLMDYFRNEDSNIDFMVACMQFINIVVHSVENMNFRVFLQYEFTHLGLDLYLERLRLTESDKLQVQIQAYLDNIFDVGTLLEDTETKNAVLEHMEELQEQVALLTERLRDAENDSMAKIAELEKQLSQARKELETLRERFSESTPMGISRRPPEPEKVPPPAPARPSALELKVEELEEKGLIRILRGPGDAVSIEIVPVTVATPSGSDAPTPGLPSCSPSPDLPPAAELAPGAAPPAPPPPPPGLQFQQEAPPSTPPPAPPLPGSPEPPPAPPLPGDLPPPPPPPPLPPLGTDGPVPPPPPPPPGGPPDALGGPGPETSLGVKAKKPIQTKFRMPLLNWVALKPSQITGTVFTELNDEKVLQELDMSDFEEQFKTKSQGPTLDISALKGKAAHKAPSKATLIEANRAKNLAITLRKGNLGADRICQAIETYDLQALGLDFLELLTRFLPTEYERSLIARFEREQRPVEELSEEDRFMLRFSRIPRLPERMSTLTFLGNFPDTAQLLMPQLNAIIAASMSIKSSDKLRQILEIVLAFGNYMNSSKRGAAYGFRLQSLDVLLEMKSTDRKQTLLHYLVKVIAEKYPQLTGFHSDLHFVDKAGSVSLDSVLGDVRSLQRGLELTQREFVRQDDCLVLKEFLRANSPTMDKLLADSKTAQEAYESVVEYFGENPKTTSPSMFFSLFSRFIKAYKKAEQEVEQWKKEAAAQEAGADTPGRGEPPAPKSPPKARRQQMDLISELKRKQQKEPLIYESDRDGAIEDIITDLRNQPYIRADTGRRSGRRRPPGPPLQVTSDLSL; this is translated from the exons aaCTGTATGAACTTACCCCCGGACAAGGTCCAGCTGCTGAGCCAGTATGACAACGAGAAGAAGTGGGAGCTCATCTGTGACCAG GAGCGGTTTCAAGTCAAGAACCCCCCTGCCGCTTACATCCAGAAGCTGAAGAGTTACCTGGATACCGGTGGGGTCAGCAGAAAGGTAGCAGCTGATTGGATGTCCAACCTGGGG TTCAAGAGGCGAGTTCAGGAGTCCACACAGGTTCTGCGGGAGCTGGAGACCTCCCTAAGGACAAACCACATTGG GTGGGTGCAGGAGTTTCTCAACGAGGAAAACCGTGGCCTGGATGTGCTCCTGGAATACCTGGCCTTTGCCCAGTGCTCTGTCAC TTTTTCCTGCAGGTCTGGCCCACCTGGCAGTTTCCTCCATCCCCTTCTTAAGTGTCCCCTGCAGTGCTGGCCTCCAAGCCCCTTGCATCGTATCTCCAGGTATGACATGGAAAGCACAGATAACGGCGCCTCCAACTCAGAGAAGAGCAAACCCCTGGAGCAGTCTGTGGAAGATCTTAGCAAGGGGCCACCCTCATCAGTGCCCAAAAGTCGCCACTTGACCATCAA GATGACCCCTGCCCACAGCAGGAAGGCCTTACGGAATTCCCGTATCGTCAGCCAGAAGGATGATGTCCACGTCTGTATCATGTGCCTGCGTGCCATCATGAACTACCAG tCTGGCTTTAGCCTTGTTATGAACCACCCGGCCTGTGTGAATGAGATTGCTCTGAGTCTCAACAATAAGAACCCCCG AACCAAGGCCCTGGTGCTGGAGCTGCTTGCGGCTGTGTGCCTGGTGCGGGGAGGACACGACATCATCCTTGCAGCCTTTGACAATTTCAAGGAG GTATGTGGGGAACAGCACCGCTTTGAAAAGCTCATGGATTATTTCCGGAACGAGGACAGCAATATCGACTTCATG GTGGCCTGCATGCAATTCATCAACATTGTGGTACACTCGGTGGAGAATATGAACTTCCGTGTCTTCTTGCAATATGAGTTCACTCATCTGGGTCTGGACTTGTACTTGGAG AGGCTTCGGCTTACGGAGAGTGACAAGCTGCAGGTCCAGATTCAGGCATATCTGGACAACATTTTTGATGTGGGTACGCTGTTGGAGGACACTGAGACCAAGAATGCTGTGCTGGAGCACATGGAGGAGCTGCAGGAGCAAGTGGCACTG CTGACGGAGCGGCTTCGGGACGCAGAGAACGACTCCATGGCCAAGATTGCTGAACTGGAAAAGCAGCTAAGCCAGGCCCGCAAGGAACTGGAGACCCTGCGG GAACGCTTCAGCGAGTCAACCCCCATGGGCATCTCCAGACGTCCTCCGGAGCCTGAGAAAGTGCCTCCTCCCGCCCCGGCACGGCCCTCCGCCCTGGAGCTGAAGGTCGAGGAGTTGGAGGAAAAGGGGTTAATCCGAATCCTGCGGGGGCCCGGGGATGCCGTCTCCATTGAGATCGTCCCAGTCACTGTGGCAACCCCAAGCGGCAGTGATGCTCCTACTCCGGGGTTGCCCAGCTGTTCCCCCAGCCCAG ATCTCCCACCTGCAGCAGAGCTGGCTCCTGGAGCAGCACCGCCCGCGCCACCACCCCCACCGCCTGGCCTCCAGTTCCAACAGGAAGCCCCTCCCTCGACGCCCCCACCGGCCCCGCCCCTCCCGGGTAGcccagagcccccgcccgcaccacCATTGCCAGGAGACTtaccgcccccacccccaccgcctcCGCTGCCACCTCTCGGCACTGACGGACCAGTGCCACCGCCGCCCCCACCGCCGCCCGGAGGTCCCCCTGATGCACTTGGAGGGCCTGGCCCAGAGACGAGCTTAG GAGTGAAGGCCAAGAAACCCATCCAGACCAAGTTCCGGATGCCACTCTTGAACTGGGTGGCCCTGAAACCCAGCCAGATTACAGGCACCGTGTTCACAGAGCTCAACGATGAGAAAGTGCTACAA GAACTGGACATGAGTGACTTTGAGGAACAGTTCAAGACTAAGTCTCAAGGCCCCACTCTGGACATCAGTGCTCTCAAGGGCAAGGCAGCTCACAAGGCCCCCAGTAAAGCAACACTCATCGAGGCCAACCGGGCCAAAAACCTGGCCATCACTCTGCGCAAGGGCAATCTGGGGGCCGACCGCATCTGCCAGGCTATTGAGAC GTACGACCTGCAGGCTCTCGGCCTGGACTTCTTGGAGCTTTTGACCCGCTTTCTGCCCACGGAGTATGAGCGCAGCCTCATTGCCCGCTTTGAGCGGGAGCAGCGTCCCGTGGAGGAGCTGTCGGAAGAGGACCGCTTCATGCTACGCTTTAGCCGCATCCCACGCCTGCCGGAGCGCATGTCCACACTCACCTTCCTGGGCAACTTCCCGGATACGGCCCAGCTGCTCATGCCG CAACTGAATGCCATCATTGCAGCCTCGATGTCCATCAAGTCCTCTGACAAACTCCGGCAGATCCTGGAG ATCGTCCTGGCCTTTGGCAACTACATGAACAGCAGCAAGCGTGGGGCAGCCTATGGTTTCCGGCTCCAGAGTCTGGATGTG CTGTTGGAGATGAAGTCGACTGACCGAAAGCAGACGCTGCTGCACTACCTGGTGAAGGTCATTGCTGAGAAGTACCCACAGCTCACAGGCTTCCACAGTGACTTGCACTTCGTGGACAAGGCAGGCTCAG TGTCCCTGGACAGTGTCCTGGGGGATGTGCGCTCCCTGCAGCGAGGCCTGGAGTTGACACAGAGGGAGTTTGTGCGGCAGGATGACTGCTTGGTGCTTAAGGAGTTCCTCAGGGCCAACTCTCCCACCATGGACAAGCTACTGGCAGACAGCAAGACTGCtcag GAGGCCTATGAGTCTGTGGTGGAGTACTTCGGAGAAAACCCCAAGACCACATCCCCCTCCATGTTCTTTTCCCTCTTCAGCCGTTTCATCAAGGCCTACAAG AAAGCTGAGCAAGAGGTGGAACAATGGAAGAAGGAAGCAGCTGCCCAGGAGGCAGGTGCCGACACTCCAGGCAGGGGGGAACCCCCAGCACCTAAG TCTCCACCCAAGGCCCGGCGACAACAGATGGACCTCATCTCTGAGCTGAAACGGAAGCAGCAGAAGGAGCCACTCATCTATGAGAGTGACCGTGATGGGGCCATTGAAGACATTATCACAG ATCTACGGAACCAGCCCTACATCCGCGCAGACACAGGCCGTCGCAGTGGTCGTAGGCGCCCTCCAGGACCTCCCCTGCAGGTCACCTCTGACCTCTCGCTGTAG
- the Fmnl1 gene encoding formin-like protein 1 isoform X3, which produces MGNAAGSAEQPAGPAAPSPKQPAAPKQPMPAAGELEERFTRVLNCMNLPPDKVQLLSQYDNEKKWELICDQERFQVKNPPAAYIQKLKSYLDTGGVSRKVAADWMSNLGFKRRVQESTQVLRELETSLRTNHIGWVQEFLNEENRGLDVLLEYLAFAQCSVTFSCRSGPPGSFLHPLLKCPLQCWPPSPLHRISRYDMESTDNGASNSEKSKPLEQSVEDLSKGPPSSVPKSRHLTIKCPPSPRMTPAHSRKALRNSRIVSQKDDVHVCIMCLRAIMNYQSGFSLVMNHPACVNEIALSLNNKNPRTKALVLELLAAVCLVRGGHDIILAAFDNFKEVCGEQHRFEKLMDYFRNEDSNIDFMVACMQFINIVVHSVENMNFRVFLQYEFTHLGLDLYLERLRLTESDKLQVQIQAYLDNIFDVGTLLEDTETKNAVLEHMEELQEQVALLTERLRDAENDSMAKIAELEKQLSQARKELETLRERFSESTPMGISRRPPEPEKVPPPAPARPSALELKVEELEEKGLIRILRGPGDAVSIEIVPVTVATPSGSDAPTPGLPSCSPSPDLPPAAELAPGAAPPAPPPPPPGLQFQQEAPPSTPPPAPPLPGSPEPPPAPPLPGDLPPPPPPPPLPPLGTDGPVPPPPPPPPGGPPDALGGPGPETSLGVKAKKPIQTKFRMPLLNWVALKPSQITGTVFTELNDEKVLQELDMSDFEEQFKTKSQGPTLDISALKGKAAHKAPSKATLIEANRAKNLAITLRKGNLGADRICQAIETYDLQALGLDFLELLTRFLPTEYERSLIARFEREQRPVEELSEEDRFMLRFSRIPRLPERMSTLTFLGNFPDTAQLLMPQLNAIIAASMSIKSSDKLRQILEIVLAFGNYMNSSKRGAAYGFRLQSLDVLLEMKSTDRKQTLLHYLVKVIAEKYPQLTGFHSDLHFVDKAGSVSLDSVLGDVRSLQRGLELTQREFVRQDDCLVLKEFLRANSPTMDKLLADSKTAQEAYESVVEYFGENPKTTSPSMFFSLFSRFIKAYKKAEQEVEQWKKEAAAQEAGADTPGRGEPPAPKARRQQMDLISELKRKQQKEPLIYESDRDGAIEDIITDLRNQPYIRADTGRRSGRRRPPGPPLQVTSDLSL; this is translated from the exons aaCTGTATGAACTTACCCCCGGACAAGGTCCAGCTGCTGAGCCAGTATGACAACGAGAAGAAGTGGGAGCTCATCTGTGACCAG GAGCGGTTTCAAGTCAAGAACCCCCCTGCCGCTTACATCCAGAAGCTGAAGAGTTACCTGGATACCGGTGGGGTCAGCAGAAAGGTAGCAGCTGATTGGATGTCCAACCTGGGG TTCAAGAGGCGAGTTCAGGAGTCCACACAGGTTCTGCGGGAGCTGGAGACCTCCCTAAGGACAAACCACATTGG GTGGGTGCAGGAGTTTCTCAACGAGGAAAACCGTGGCCTGGATGTGCTCCTGGAATACCTGGCCTTTGCCCAGTGCTCTGTCAC TTTTTCCTGCAGGTCTGGCCCACCTGGCAGTTTCCTCCATCCCCTTCTTAAGTGTCCCCTGCAGTGCTGGCCTCCAAGCCCCTTGCATCGTATCTCCAGGTATGACATGGAAAGCACAGATAACGGCGCCTCCAACTCAGAGAAGAGCAAACCCCTGGAGCAGTCTGTGGAAGATCTTAGCAAGGGGCCACCCTCATCAGTGCCCAAAAGTCGCCACTTGACCATCAA GTGCCCCCCTTCTCCCCG GATGACCCCTGCCCACAGCAGGAAGGCCTTACGGAATTCCCGTATCGTCAGCCAGAAGGATGATGTCCACGTCTGTATCATGTGCCTGCGTGCCATCATGAACTACCAG tCTGGCTTTAGCCTTGTTATGAACCACCCGGCCTGTGTGAATGAGATTGCTCTGAGTCTCAACAATAAGAACCCCCG AACCAAGGCCCTGGTGCTGGAGCTGCTTGCGGCTGTGTGCCTGGTGCGGGGAGGACACGACATCATCCTTGCAGCCTTTGACAATTTCAAGGAG GTATGTGGGGAACAGCACCGCTTTGAAAAGCTCATGGATTATTTCCGGAACGAGGACAGCAATATCGACTTCATG GTGGCCTGCATGCAATTCATCAACATTGTGGTACACTCGGTGGAGAATATGAACTTCCGTGTCTTCTTGCAATATGAGTTCACTCATCTGGGTCTGGACTTGTACTTGGAG AGGCTTCGGCTTACGGAGAGTGACAAGCTGCAGGTCCAGATTCAGGCATATCTGGACAACATTTTTGATGTGGGTACGCTGTTGGAGGACACTGAGACCAAGAATGCTGTGCTGGAGCACATGGAGGAGCTGCAGGAGCAAGTGGCACTG CTGACGGAGCGGCTTCGGGACGCAGAGAACGACTCCATGGCCAAGATTGCTGAACTGGAAAAGCAGCTAAGCCAGGCCCGCAAGGAACTGGAGACCCTGCGG GAACGCTTCAGCGAGTCAACCCCCATGGGCATCTCCAGACGTCCTCCGGAGCCTGAGAAAGTGCCTCCTCCCGCCCCGGCACGGCCCTCCGCCCTGGAGCTGAAGGTCGAGGAGTTGGAGGAAAAGGGGTTAATCCGAATCCTGCGGGGGCCCGGGGATGCCGTCTCCATTGAGATCGTCCCAGTCACTGTGGCAACCCCAAGCGGCAGTGATGCTCCTACTCCGGGGTTGCCCAGCTGTTCCCCCAGCCCAG ATCTCCCACCTGCAGCAGAGCTGGCTCCTGGAGCAGCACCGCCCGCGCCACCACCCCCACCGCCTGGCCTCCAGTTCCAACAGGAAGCCCCTCCCTCGACGCCCCCACCGGCCCCGCCCCTCCCGGGTAGcccagagcccccgcccgcaccacCATTGCCAGGAGACTtaccgcccccacccccaccgcctcCGCTGCCACCTCTCGGCACTGACGGACCAGTGCCACCGCCGCCCCCACCGCCGCCCGGAGGTCCCCCTGATGCACTTGGAGGGCCTGGCCCAGAGACGAGCTTAG GAGTGAAGGCCAAGAAACCCATCCAGACCAAGTTCCGGATGCCACTCTTGAACTGGGTGGCCCTGAAACCCAGCCAGATTACAGGCACCGTGTTCACAGAGCTCAACGATGAGAAAGTGCTACAA GAACTGGACATGAGTGACTTTGAGGAACAGTTCAAGACTAAGTCTCAAGGCCCCACTCTGGACATCAGTGCTCTCAAGGGCAAGGCAGCTCACAAGGCCCCCAGTAAAGCAACACTCATCGAGGCCAACCGGGCCAAAAACCTGGCCATCACTCTGCGCAAGGGCAATCTGGGGGCCGACCGCATCTGCCAGGCTATTGAGAC GTACGACCTGCAGGCTCTCGGCCTGGACTTCTTGGAGCTTTTGACCCGCTTTCTGCCCACGGAGTATGAGCGCAGCCTCATTGCCCGCTTTGAGCGGGAGCAGCGTCCCGTGGAGGAGCTGTCGGAAGAGGACCGCTTCATGCTACGCTTTAGCCGCATCCCACGCCTGCCGGAGCGCATGTCCACACTCACCTTCCTGGGCAACTTCCCGGATACGGCCCAGCTGCTCATGCCG CAACTGAATGCCATCATTGCAGCCTCGATGTCCATCAAGTCCTCTGACAAACTCCGGCAGATCCTGGAG ATCGTCCTGGCCTTTGGCAACTACATGAACAGCAGCAAGCGTGGGGCAGCCTATGGTTTCCGGCTCCAGAGTCTGGATGTG CTGTTGGAGATGAAGTCGACTGACCGAAAGCAGACGCTGCTGCACTACCTGGTGAAGGTCATTGCTGAGAAGTACCCACAGCTCACAGGCTTCCACAGTGACTTGCACTTCGTGGACAAGGCAGGCTCAG TGTCCCTGGACAGTGTCCTGGGGGATGTGCGCTCCCTGCAGCGAGGCCTGGAGTTGACACAGAGGGAGTTTGTGCGGCAGGATGACTGCTTGGTGCTTAAGGAGTTCCTCAGGGCCAACTCTCCCACCATGGACAAGCTACTGGCAGACAGCAAGACTGCtcag GAGGCCTATGAGTCTGTGGTGGAGTACTTCGGAGAAAACCCCAAGACCACATCCCCCTCCATGTTCTTTTCCCTCTTCAGCCGTTTCATCAAGGCCTACAAG AAAGCTGAGCAAGAGGTGGAACAATGGAAGAAGGAAGCAGCTGCCCAGGAGGCAGGTGCCGACACTCCAGGCAGGGGGGAACCCCCAGCACCTAAG GCCCGGCGACAACAGATGGACCTCATCTCTGAGCTGAAACGGAAGCAGCAGAAGGAGCCACTCATCTATGAGAGTGACCGTGATGGGGCCATTGAAGACATTATCACAG ATCTACGGAACCAGCCCTACATCCGCGCAGACACAGGCCGTCGCAGTGGTCGTAGGCGCCCTCCAGGACCTCCCCTGCAGGTCACCTCTGACCTCTCGCTGTAG
- the Fmnl1 gene encoding formin-like protein 1 isoform X8, whose protein sequence is MGNAAGSAEQPAGPAAPSPKQPAAPKQPMPAAGELEERFTRVLNCMNLPPDKVQLLSQYDNEKKWELICDQERFQVKNPPAAYIQKLKSYLDTGGVSRKFKRRVQESTQVLRELETSLRTNHIGWVQEFLNEENRGLDVLLEYLAFAQCSVTYDMESTDNGASNSEKSKPLEQSVEDLSKGPPSSVPKSRHLTIKCPPSPRMTPAHSRKALRNSRIVSQKDDVHVCIMCLRAIMNYQSGFSLVMNHPACVNEIALSLNNKNPRTKALVLELLAAVCLVRGGHDIILAAFDNFKEVCGEQHRFEKLMDYFRNEDSNIDFMVACMQFINIVVHSVENMNFRVFLQYEFTHLGLDLYLERLRLTESDKLQVQIQAYLDNIFDVGTLLEDTETKNAVLEHMEELQEQVALLTERLRDAENDSMAKIAELEKQLSQARKELETLRERFSESTPMGISRRPPEPEKVPPPAPARPSALELKVEELEEKGLIRILRGPGDAVSIEIVPVTVATPSGSDAPTPGLPSCSPSPDLPPAAELAPGAAPPAPPPPPPGLQFQQEAPPSTPPPAPPLPGSPEPPPAPPLPGDLPPPPPPPPLPPLGTDGPVPPPPPPPPGGPPDALGGPGPETSLGVKAKKPIQTKFRMPLLNWVALKPSQITGTVFTELNDEKVLQELDMSDFEEQFKTKSQGPTLDISALKGKAAHKAPSKATLIEANRAKNLAITLRKGNLGADRICQAIETYDLQALGLDFLELLTRFLPTEYERSLIARFEREQRPVEELSEEDRFMLRFSRIPRLPERMSTLTFLGNFPDTAQLLMPQLNAIIAASMSIKSSDKLRQILEIVLAFGNYMNSSKRGAAYGFRLQSLDVLLEMKSTDRKQTLLHYLVKVIAEKYPQLTGFHSDLHFVDKAGSVSLDSVLGDVRSLQRGLELTQREFVRQDDCLVLKEFLRANSPTMDKLLADSKTAQEAYESVVEYFGENPKTTSPSMFFSLFSRFIKAYKKAEQEVEQWKKEAAAQEAGADTPGRGEPPAPKSPPKARRQQMDLISELKRKQQKEPLIYESDRDGAIEDIITDLRNQPYIRADTGRRSGRRRPPGPPLQVTSDLSL, encoded by the exons aaCTGTATGAACTTACCCCCGGACAAGGTCCAGCTGCTGAGCCAGTATGACAACGAGAAGAAGTGGGAGCTCATCTGTGACCAG GAGCGGTTTCAAGTCAAGAACCCCCCTGCCGCTTACATCCAGAAGCTGAAGAGTTACCTGGATACCGGTGGGGTCAGCAGAAAG TTCAAGAGGCGAGTTCAGGAGTCCACACAGGTTCTGCGGGAGCTGGAGACCTCCCTAAGGACAAACCACATTGG GTGGGTGCAGGAGTTTCTCAACGAGGAAAACCGTGGCCTGGATGTGCTCCTGGAATACCTGGCCTTTGCCCAGTGCTCTGTCAC GTATGACATGGAAAGCACAGATAACGGCGCCTCCAACTCAGAGAAGAGCAAACCCCTGGAGCAGTCTGTGGAAGATCTTAGCAAGGGGCCACCCTCATCAGTGCCCAAAAGTCGCCACTTGACCATCAA GTGCCCCCCTTCTCCCCG GATGACCCCTGCCCACAGCAGGAAGGCCTTACGGAATTCCCGTATCGTCAGCCAGAAGGATGATGTCCACGTCTGTATCATGTGCCTGCGTGCCATCATGAACTACCAG tCTGGCTTTAGCCTTGTTATGAACCACCCGGCCTGTGTGAATGAGATTGCTCTGAGTCTCAACAATAAGAACCCCCG AACCAAGGCCCTGGTGCTGGAGCTGCTTGCGGCTGTGTGCCTGGTGCGGGGAGGACACGACATCATCCTTGCAGCCTTTGACAATTTCAAGGAG GTATGTGGGGAACAGCACCGCTTTGAAAAGCTCATGGATTATTTCCGGAACGAGGACAGCAATATCGACTTCATG GTGGCCTGCATGCAATTCATCAACATTGTGGTACACTCGGTGGAGAATATGAACTTCCGTGTCTTCTTGCAATATGAGTTCACTCATCTGGGTCTGGACTTGTACTTGGAG AGGCTTCGGCTTACGGAGAGTGACAAGCTGCAGGTCCAGATTCAGGCATATCTGGACAACATTTTTGATGTGGGTACGCTGTTGGAGGACACTGAGACCAAGAATGCTGTGCTGGAGCACATGGAGGAGCTGCAGGAGCAAGTGGCACTG CTGACGGAGCGGCTTCGGGACGCAGAGAACGACTCCATGGCCAAGATTGCTGAACTGGAAAAGCAGCTAAGCCAGGCCCGCAAGGAACTGGAGACCCTGCGG GAACGCTTCAGCGAGTCAACCCCCATGGGCATCTCCAGACGTCCTCCGGAGCCTGAGAAAGTGCCTCCTCCCGCCCCGGCACGGCCCTCCGCCCTGGAGCTGAAGGTCGAGGAGTTGGAGGAAAAGGGGTTAATCCGAATCCTGCGGGGGCCCGGGGATGCCGTCTCCATTGAGATCGTCCCAGTCACTGTGGCAACCCCAAGCGGCAGTGATGCTCCTACTCCGGGGTTGCCCAGCTGTTCCCCCAGCCCAG ATCTCCCACCTGCAGCAGAGCTGGCTCCTGGAGCAGCACCGCCCGCGCCACCACCCCCACCGCCTGGCCTCCAGTTCCAACAGGAAGCCCCTCCCTCGACGCCCCCACCGGCCCCGCCCCTCCCGGGTAGcccagagcccccgcccgcaccacCATTGCCAGGAGACTtaccgcccccacccccaccgcctcCGCTGCCACCTCTCGGCACTGACGGACCAGTGCCACCGCCGCCCCCACCGCCGCCCGGAGGTCCCCCTGATGCACTTGGAGGGCCTGGCCCAGAGACGAGCTTAG GAGTGAAGGCCAAGAAACCCATCCAGACCAAGTTCCGGATGCCACTCTTGAACTGGGTGGCCCTGAAACCCAGCCAGATTACAGGCACCGTGTTCACAGAGCTCAACGATGAGAAAGTGCTACAA GAACTGGACATGAGTGACTTTGAGGAACAGTTCAAGACTAAGTCTCAAGGCCCCACTCTGGACATCAGTGCTCTCAAGGGCAAGGCAGCTCACAAGGCCCCCAGTAAAGCAACACTCATCGAGGCCAACCGGGCCAAAAACCTGGCCATCACTCTGCGCAAGGGCAATCTGGGGGCCGACCGCATCTGCCAGGCTATTGAGAC GTACGACCTGCAGGCTCTCGGCCTGGACTTCTTGGAGCTTTTGACCCGCTTTCTGCCCACGGAGTATGAGCGCAGCCTCATTGCCCGCTTTGAGCGGGAGCAGCGTCCCGTGGAGGAGCTGTCGGAAGAGGACCGCTTCATGCTACGCTTTAGCCGCATCCCACGCCTGCCGGAGCGCATGTCCACACTCACCTTCCTGGGCAACTTCCCGGATACGGCCCAGCTGCTCATGCCG CAACTGAATGCCATCATTGCAGCCTCGATGTCCATCAAGTCCTCTGACAAACTCCGGCAGATCCTGGAG ATCGTCCTGGCCTTTGGCAACTACATGAACAGCAGCAAGCGTGGGGCAGCCTATGGTTTCCGGCTCCAGAGTCTGGATGTG CTGTTGGAGATGAAGTCGACTGACCGAAAGCAGACGCTGCTGCACTACCTGGTGAAGGTCATTGCTGAGAAGTACCCACAGCTCACAGGCTTCCACAGTGACTTGCACTTCGTGGACAAGGCAGGCTCAG TGTCCCTGGACAGTGTCCTGGGGGATGTGCGCTCCCTGCAGCGAGGCCTGGAGTTGACACAGAGGGAGTTTGTGCGGCAGGATGACTGCTTGGTGCTTAAGGAGTTCCTCAGGGCCAACTCTCCCACCATGGACAAGCTACTGGCAGACAGCAAGACTGCtcag GAGGCCTATGAGTCTGTGGTGGAGTACTTCGGAGAAAACCCCAAGACCACATCCCCCTCCATGTTCTTTTCCCTCTTCAGCCGTTTCATCAAGGCCTACAAG AAAGCTGAGCAAGAGGTGGAACAATGGAAGAAGGAAGCAGCTGCCCAGGAGGCAGGTGCCGACACTCCAGGCAGGGGGGAACCCCCAGCACCTAAG TCTCCACCCAAGGCCCGGCGACAACAGATGGACCTCATCTCTGAGCTGAAACGGAAGCAGCAGAAGGAGCCACTCATCTATGAGAGTGACCGTGATGGGGCCATTGAAGACATTATCACAG ATCTACGGAACCAGCCCTACATCCGCGCAGACACAGGCCGTCGCAGTGGTCGTAGGCGCCCTCCAGGACCTCCCCTGCAGGTCACCTCTGACCTCTCGCTGTAG